The DNA sequence TATTCCTGCATCTGGTGGGAAGTTTAGTTATAAGGATTATTACACTCGTGTCCTAGAAGCTCTCAATGAAGTTTTGATTGAATACAAAGTTGATTATGGATTTACTGGAGATGAGGGAAATGATTTGGGCTTGCTAAATCGGGCTTATCGCCAAGATGCATTTGCATTACGCCGAGCAATGGAAAAAGTATTTCGTCACCGTCAGCTCAAAGCTTTTACTGTAGACGAGGCGCAGCATTTATTGATGATGGCTGGTGGACACCAAATGTTACAGCAAATGAACTGGATTAAGTCCATTGCTAATCTTACTGGTACAGTGCATATCCTATTTGGCACTTATGAACTGCTTAACTGTCCTACTCTGAATGGACAGGTAGGACGACGTAGCGAGGATATCCACCTCTCACCTTATCAAGCTGATAACCCAGAAGATATGACTGAATTTCTCAGAGTTATTAGAACTTTTCAACACCATATTCCCCTTGCACAAGAACCAAAATTAGAACAACACTACGAGTATCTTTTTTCTGGCTCAGTTGGCTGTGTGGGACTCTTGAAGAATTGGTTGACTCGCTCTCTGAGGGTCGCTTTAGCAGAAGAAGCTCGTACTCTCAATACTAAACATCTTAAAGTAGGTGCTTTTTCTGCATCCCGTATCAACAAAATTAAGGAAGAAGCAGAACAGGGATTTAGACGCTTCCGAGAAGAAACAAGTTTTGTTGAGCAGCAATATTT is a window from the Scytonema hofmannii PCC 7110 genome containing:
- a CDS encoding ATP-binding protein yields the protein MVRTQTRSFPDELLLQSNETKTNYFKNITIPHKRLKEALDVLLINILEPADTLVFLVFGVTGVGKTTLRLRLEKMLLSEFLPSLRQNPGQIAVAGIEAIPASGGKFSYKDYYTRVLEALNEVLIEYKVDYGFTGDEGNDLGLLNRAYRQDAFALRRAMEKVFRHRQLKAFTVDEAQHLLMMAGGHQMLQQMNWIKSIANLTGTVHILFGTYELLNCPTLNGQVGRRSEDIHLSPYQADNPEDMTEFLRVIRTFQHHIPLAQEPKLEQHYEYLFSGSVGCVGLLKNWLTRSLRVALAEEARTLNTKHLKVGAFSASRINKIKEEAEQGFRRFREETSFVEQQYLTEYGTKMRVGNRVSKKGRVGQRKPKRDTVGVNPDDI